The Nostoc sp. 'Peltigera membranacea cyanobiont' N6 genome contains the following window.
CGTTTAGATGAGATCATACCAATTTTGAATTTTGGATCTTAGATTTTTAGATTGTTCCCACTCAGACCTTTGGATTGGGTTTTCTAATCCAAAATTGGCACGCTTAAGGCTGTCTCACAGAGGTTGAGTAGGAAAGAAGGGAGCCAACCAAAGTTGTATCTGAACATCCCAACCGAGAAGAATAGCAATTGCTGTGGCTGCGATCGCTACACCACCAACGCGCTGCAACGCTCCACTGTGGGGGCGGAGATTGAGCATTCGTTGGCTGAATAATCGCCCACCGTAAGCGATCGCTAACAGAGGTAAACCTGCTCCGATTCCATAAACAACCAGCAGCCAAAATGCACCTGCGACTTGATGATTAACTGCCGCTAAGACTAAAATTCCTCCCAAAACTGGCCCAGCACAGGGAGTCCATAAAAGCCCTAACTGAGTCCCTAACCAGAATTCTCCCATAAGTCCGATTCGTGGGGGTTTCTTAGCCCAATTAGCAATGGGAATATAAGTAAATATTCTGTAACTCCAGGTGGGAAAAATTGCCAATAATCCTAAAAATAAAAGGAATGCGATCGCGCCACTCCTTAATAAATTAGCCAAACCCGTAAACCAGGCTGATGTTACACCGATTAAACTACCTGCCAGGGCAAAACCAGCGATTAATCCCCCCACCAGCGCTACTGGGCCGTAAGTATGGGATTGGAGCGATCGTCCCAATAACACAGGTAAAATCGGTAAAACACAGGGTGAAAGGACATTCAAAACTCCTCCGAACAAAGCCAGACTGATTGATAAAGTAGAAGTCGTCATAATTGCTTCTACCCCAATAGCTGGCGGATAGTTTGCTCTGTTTTTTCGTATGCTCCTTCACCAATATGGTCATATTGTAGTAAACCTTGGCGATCGGCTAGAAATATATGGGGCCAATACTGATTTTCGTAGGCGTTCCAGGTTTTATACTCGTTATCAACTGGAACCGGATAAGTAATTTGGTGTTTTTGTAACGCCTTTTTTATATTGTTCGGATCTCGCTCAAAAGCAAACTCTGGTGTGTGGATACCAATCACCTTGAGTCCCTGCGCCTCATACTGCCGATGCCATTTAGTAATGTAGGGCAGGGTACGCTGACAGTTAATACAAGCAAAAGTCCAAAACTGGATCAGAATAACGCTGCCTTTGAGATTAGCGATCGCTAAAGGGCTAGAATTAAGCCACTGACTGATACCCTGAAACTCTGGTAAACTCTTACCTGCCGGAGTTTTAACAATAGTTTCCGAGTCTTGCATATTGTTACTTTTTGCAGGAGAAATAGAAGGGGCATTCACTTTTCTAAAGTTAGAAAATGTTGTAGCTGCACCGATTCCGACAACCCCTAAGCCAAGATAAAAAAGTAACTGACGGCGGTGGAGCAGGTTGTGATTCATCAGAATTTCTCCTGTTGAGGTAAAAGCGCCAAAGTATAGGGATTGGCTCAAAATTTTCCTGGTAAGCAGCCCCTAATCTTAGTACAAGAAAAGTGAGACGCAAGGCTAGGGCTTGGTGGAAGCCGGGGATTGCTTCATAGCATCGCCAGCTTTGTCTTTGCCCATTGCATCTTTACCCATCGCATCTTTACCCATCGCATCTTTACCCATTGCACCGCCAGCTTTATCTTTGCCCATTGCATCTTTACCCATCGCATCTTTACCCATTGCACCGCCAGCTTTATCTTTGCCCATTGCATCTTTACCCATCGCATCTTTACCCATTGCACCGCCAGCTTTATCTTTGCCCATCGCATCTTTACCCATTGCACCGCCAGCTTTATCTTTGCCCATTGCATCGCCAGCTTTATCTTTGCTCATCGCAGGAGAGGCTTCAGGGGCAATTTGATTGTTGCTTGCAGGACTGCTAGAGCAAGCAGTGAGACTGACGGTTAAACTTAAACCAGCAATTAAACAAAGTATTTTCCAGTTCATATTTTTTTTCGTCCTTTGGATAGTTCTTTTTGTATTGATTGACTCAGGGAAATTAAGCTATAGCACATTCTTAAAGGCTATTGAGGTAAAAAAGATGCCTTTTTTATAGAGGATTTCATCAAACTTTTGCTACTGACAATTTGATTTATCCCCAACATCCAAAGTATCTCTATGAGGACTGAGAGCTTATTGAAACTAAGCCATGATTTTCATAAATTTATCCCTTGAGAAAATTCAGTTAATTCTCAGCATTTTCTCAGGTATTCATGGTAGTTCAAAGCAGAACCTAATTTAGGTATGTATTATCTCAGCAAACCTCATGCTAAAGTGCATGAGCTATCTGAACTTTAGAAGATGCAAAAATTGGTGCTTAAGACTTGATATAAAATGTCTACGGCAGCAAGCTACGCAACCCAATTTTCTTGTGTAATATTTTGTTAGTGAAGAATATCTGCGCTTTGACGATCCTAATACTAATCTATGAGCAACAGAGGAACAAAGCGACTTTTAGAGGATGTCTAAAAAGTTTTTTGTATACACCGAATGCTTAGAGATCCCCCTAAATCCCCCTTAAAAAGGGGGACTTTAACACTCTTATTCCCCCTTTTTTAAGGGGGGTTAGGGGGGATCAATAAATATTTTATCTCAGACATCCTCTTAGAAAATTTTAGAAATCTATATAAATCTGACCATTATGCCAGCGCTAATTAGCGATTAGGGTGGGCAATGTTACCCACCCTCACACTCTAACCTGCTACAGCTTCAGCAGGGGCTGCCTGAACAGCAGTTATGGGTAGATAAACACTAACTTTTTTCCGGGTTTTGCCCTTTCTCTCAAACATTACAACACCGTCGATTAAGGCAAACAGAGTGTCATCGCTACCAATACCGACATTGTTACCAGGGTGAAATTTAGTCCCGCGCTGACGCACGAGAATGTTTCCTGCACGCACAACTTGACCGCCATAACGCTTGACACCCAGACGTTGGGCGTTAGAATCACGACCGTTACGTGTACTACCTGTTCCTTTCTTATGAGCCATGATTTCCTCTTTTGTATCTACTTCTTTTTATTATTCAGCAGCAACTTCAACTTCTTCAGCAGGAGTCTCATCTAAAACGGGGCTTTCCTTCTCCGCTTCTCCTTGGGCAACAAACACTTCACCGTTAAGGGTGATGGAGTCAATCATAAGTCTGGTAACTTCTTGACGATGCCCCCGTTTTTTGCGGGTTTTCTTTTTCGGCTTCATCTTGTATACCAAGACTTTACGACCTCTGTAATGTCGCATTACAGTCCCTTCTACAGTCGCACCTGTCACTAGTGGCTGTCCAATGCTGACTTCGCCATCGTGCTGAACGAGTAATACGTAGTCTATTGTAACTTTTTCATCTGGTTCGATCGGAAGCAGTTCAATATCATAAAACCGCCCTGGCTCTACTCGTATTTGTTTGCCGCCAGTTTCAATAATTGCGTAGGTCATTAAATTGTCCTTGAGGTTGCCGTACAGGTAGCTGGTTTTGATCTC
Protein-coding sequences here:
- a CDS encoding cytochrome c biogenesis CcdA family protein, coding for MTTSTLSISLALFGGVLNVLSPCVLPILPVLLGRSLQSHTYGPVALVGGLIAGFALAGSLIGVTSAWFTGLANLLRSGAIAFLLFLGLLAIFPTWSYRIFTYIPIANWAKKPPRIGLMGEFWLGTQLGLLWTPCAGPVLGGILVLAAVNHQVAGAFWLLVVYGIGAGLPLLAIAYGGRLFSQRMLNLRPHSGALQRVGGVAIAATAIAILLGWDVQIQLWLAPFFPTQPL
- a CDS encoding thioredoxin family protein, with product MNHNLLHRRQLLFYLGLGVVGIGAATTFSNFRKVNAPSISPAKSNNMQDSETIVKTPAGKSLPEFQGISQWLNSSPLAIANLKGSVILIQFWTFACINCQRTLPYITKWHRQYEAQGLKVIGIHTPEFAFERDPNNIKKALQKHQITYPVPVDNEYKTWNAYENQYWPHIFLADRQGLLQYDHIGEGAYEKTEQTIRQLLG
- the rpmA gene encoding 50S ribosomal protein L27, which encodes MAHKKGTGSTRNGRDSNAQRLGVKRYGGQVVRAGNILVRQRGTKFHPGNNVGIGSDDTLFALIDGVVMFERKGKTRKKVSVYLPITAVQAAPAEAVAG
- the rplU gene encoding 50S ribosomal protein L21 produces the protein MTYAIIETGGKQIRVEPGRFYDIELLPIEPDEKVTIDYVLLVQHDGEVSIGQPLVTGATVEGTVMRHYRGRKVLVYKMKPKKKTRKKRGHRQEVTRLMIDSITLNGEVFVAQGEAEKESPVLDETPAEEVEVAAE